The Candidatus Neomarinimicrobiota bacterium DNA window ATTTCCTGTACGTCAACAACGGGGATGGCACCTTCACCAAAGTAACTACCGGCCCGCCGGTCAGCGATGGGGGCTACTCCAGGGGCGCTTCCTGGGGCGACTACGACAACGACGGCGATCTGGACCTGTTCGTGACCAACTCTGGCAAGAACAATTTCCTGTACGCCAACAACGGGGACGGCACTTTCGCTAAAGTAACCAGCGGCCCGCCGGTCAGCGATGGGGGTCTATCCTATGGCGCTGCCTGGGGTGACTACGACAACGACGGCGACCTGGACCTGTTCGTGGCCAACTCCGAAGGCGAGAACAATTTCCTGTACGCCAACAACGGCAGTGCCAATCACTGGATCAATCTGCAACTGGTGGGGACGCGGAGCAATATTTCTGCCATTGGCGCCAAAGTCCACCTGAAGGCTATCATTGGCGGGGTTCCTATATGGCAGCTGAATGAGATTTCCGGGCAGAGCGGGTTTTGCGGACAGAACAGCCTGAATGCCGAGTTCGGGTTAGGGGATGCCACCGTTATCGATTCCATCCGGATCGAGTGGCCCAGCGGGATCGTATGGGATACCACCAACGTGGGGGTGGACCAGTTCCTGACCATTACCGAGCCAGTACAGATTCCCACCACTGGCCTGGTGGCCCACTACCCCTTCAACGGCAACGCCAATGATGAGAGTGGCAACGGGAATGACGGGACGGTGTACGGCGCCACGCTGGGGGCGGACCGGTTCGGTAAGCCTGACAGCGCCTACAGCTTCGATGGGGTGGATGATAATATGAATCTGGGCAGTGGGATAAATTTAGCCGATAGCTCCTTTACATTTTCCTTCTGGGATAAAGAGGAAGATTTAGAAGGTGGAATAATATTTAGTCAGGGATATTTTGCTACTAATAAGCATCTGCACATCCAGTATTCCGGTGGAAAATTTGGCATAAGATTTTATAATAATGATTTGAATACAACGGAAACATTTCCAGATACGATTAACTGGCAGCATTGGGTATGTACTTTTAATGCCAGCACCAAGGAAAGAAAAATTTATCTTAACGGGCAAGTTGTTGCCGAGGATATTGCCTCTGCAAATTATTCTGGGAGCGGAAATCTATATTTAGGATCGCGTTTTGATGGCGGGGAACATTATCCTGGAAATATTGATGACATCCGCATCTATAGCCGTGCCCTGACTGAGGCCGAGATCCAGGCGCTCTACCACGAGGGTGGCTGGGATGTAGAAGACAACACGCCCCCCGCCGCGCCGGTAGGCCTGGCGGCCATTGGAGAGTATTACCAGGTGCGACTGAGATGGTCGCCCAACGAGGAAGCGGACCTCGCCCACTATGTGGTATACCAGAGCCTGGTCTCCGGATTCACGCCTACCGGAGCCGATTCAGTTGCCGTCACCAATGCGCCGGATACGACGGTTGTTATTTTCGGCCTATCAGCTGGACCTATTTATTATTTCCGGATCGCCGCCCGGGATCAGGCCGGCAATCTTAGTCCACCCTCCGCCGAAGCGATGGCCATTACTCCTGCATCACAGGACGCTACCGGATCAAGCCTGCAGCTCGTGGCCGGTGACGGGGAGGTCGATTTCGCAGGGACCGACCTCATCCTGGCCTTTACCTTCACCAGCCAGACCGGCGCCGATACCATTCATGTGACCCGATTCGGGGCCGATCCCGGGGGTACCCCGCCCAGTGGCGTGACTATTATTTCAACCGTCTACTGGGAGGCGATCCACAATGGCAGCGGGACGTTCTCGGCCGATATGACCTTTTGCCTGGGGCCGGGCACCTTCACTAAAGGCGAGCAACAGTACCCCGCCCGGCTGTGCCTGCTCCAGCGCGACACGGGGGGCACGCTGCCCTGGGAGATTGAATCCTACGGCGCCAGCGCCACCGACAGCACCGTAACCTTCACCGGCATCACCGGTCTCAGCCAGTTTGCTATTGGTAGACTGTCAGACGCGGCAGGCCCGACTATTTCGGATATGATGATCGATCCCGCCAGCCCGAACCAAGGCGAGCCGGTTACCGTAACGGCCACTATCACCGATGCCAGCGCAATTCAAGCGGTGTCGCTGCATTACGCCAAGGGTGGCTCAGCCGAATACAGTGGGGTGTCCATGTCCAG harbors:
- a CDS encoding LamG-like jellyroll fold domain-containing protein, with product FLYVNNGDGTFTKVTTGPPVSDGGYSRGASWGDYDNDGDLDLFVTNSGKNNFLYANNGDGTFAKVTSGPPVSDGGLSYGAAWGDYDNDGDLDLFVANSEGENNFLYANNGSANHWINLQLVGTRSNISAIGAKVHLKAIIGGVPIWQLNEISGQSGFCGQNSLNAEFGLGDATVIDSIRIEWPSGIVWDTTNVGVDQFLTITEPVQIPTTGLVAHYPFNGNANDESGNGNDGTVYGATLGADRFGKPDSAYSFDGVDDNMNLGSGINLADSSFTFSFWDKEEDLEGGIIFSQGYFATNKHLHIQYSGGKFGIRFYNNDLNTTETFPDTINWQHWVCTFNASTKERKIYLNGQVVAEDIASANYSGSGNLYLGSRFDGGEHYPGNIDDIRIYSRALTEAEIQALYHEGGWDVEDNTPPAAPVGLAAIGEYYQVRLRWSPNEEADLAHYVVYQSLVSGFTPTGADSVAVTNAPDTTVVIFGLSAGPIYYFRIAARDQAGNLSPPSAEAMAITPASQDATGSSLQLVAGDGEVDFAGTDLILAFTFTSQTGADTIHVTRFGADPGGTPPSGVTIISTVYWEAIHNGSGTFSADMTFCLGPGTFTKGEQQYPARLCLLQRDTGGTLPWEIESYGASATDSTVTFTGITGLSQFAIGRLSDAAGPTISDMMIDPASPNQGEPVTVTATITDASAIQAVSLHYAKGGSAEYSGVSMSSLGGDTYQGIIPGTDVTAAGVAYFIAAEDNLGNKDISDVASIQVQYPAGTIHSNVPRSAFPDGFPFNRWRLVSLPSDVDDKSVTGTIREAMETDSSDKTWKLFRYEGPGPDDYMEAHSLALGESYFLKQIVFEEPFHFYLGAGQSVDLTGYTWTLQPRRWRFIASPYPFPVEVSADQGLFIGPYTYGEFGSGGQEGWSTGQVQETFEPWGGYIIYNNTDQTQTLGVKPASMAKTILAKEGADQSDGWLVQLTVEGERFYDGGNTIGRLPDAREGRDDFDTPEPPLLEECIALTMERSDWAGGSPLFTSDIRSLEEVNGIWDLDLHTRGETGPVAITYEFQGEVPLDIRVVFLDLVRRLICDLIAGQKMEPITGYNEKIPYHFKVIAGTPDYVQGTIAEALAQLPEEFALSQNYPNPFNPSTVIEYALPEPARVSLRVYNLLGREIVTLIDDWRDIGYHEVIWNGRERAGIPAASGIYFAVFQAEGILRTRKMVLLK